From Candidatus Vondammii sp. HM_W22, one genomic window encodes:
- a CDS encoding FAD-binding protein encodes MLAGGESGSELSIAPHSGIISYQPKELVLTARAETTLKIIESALSEQSQMLPFEPPHFGDSATLGGTIACGFSGPRHRFGGEVIKNVAGYDVSRFWISA; translated from the coding sequence ATGCTGGCCGGTGGAGAAAGCGGCAGTGAGCTTTCCATCGCACCCCATAGCGGCATTATCAGTTACCAGCCAAAAGAGCTGGTATTGACGGCCCGTGCCGAAACCACGCTTAAGATCATAGAGTCGGCCCTGTCGGAACAGAGCCAGATGCTTCCTTTCGAGCCGCCCCATTTTGGTGACAGCGCCACCCTGGGCGGCACCATTGCCTGCGGCTTTTCAGGCCCCCGGCACCGCTTTGGCGGCGAAGTGATAAAAAATGTCGCCGGCTATGACGTGTCGAGATTTTGGATATCAGCCTAA
- a CDS encoding multifunctional CCA addition/repair protein: MKTYLVGGAVRDRLLGLPVHERDWLVTGASAQDLLDLGYRQVGREFPVFLHPETSEEYALPRYNPLPADEQAQIETDLTHRDLTINAMAIDPDGELIDPLSGQRDLEQRLLRHTPSFSEDPIRILRLARFAARYADRGFRIADETVALIQQMVADDRLKSLIPERVWSELSRALDGPNPRRFFEALRDCHALKCILPELDRLFGVPQPEVHHPEIDTGLHTLMVLDQACLLSSDPEVRFAALLHDIGKGTTPPEKWPRHIGHEKRSAKLVKAICQRLRIPNRFRDLARLVAENHTNCHKAPELKPGTLLKILIALGALKRPERLEQFLLACKADSAGREGFEHQPYPQADFFRATCKAATAVDAASLARQTEDKSKLPAMITRQRVRAIAEMKLNWPDFQTGK; encoded by the coding sequence ATGAAAACTTATCTGGTAGGCGGTGCAGTAAGAGACCGGCTCCTGGGCCTGCCGGTCCATGAACGGGACTGGCTGGTCACCGGCGCCTCAGCCCAGGATCTGCTGGATCTTGGCTATCGCCAGGTTGGCCGGGAATTTCCGGTTTTCCTGCATCCTGAAACCTCAGAAGAATATGCACTGCCAAGATACAACCCACTTCCGGCAGATGAGCAGGCGCAGATTGAGACAGACCTGACACATCGGGACCTGACCATTAATGCCATGGCAATAGACCCAGATGGCGAACTGATTGACCCTTTATCCGGTCAGCGAGACCTGGAACAGCGCCTGCTGCGCCACACCCCCTCTTTTTCTGAAGACCCTATAAGAATCTTACGCCTGGCACGGTTTGCCGCACGCTATGCCGACCGGGGATTTCGCATCGCTGATGAGACTGTTGCACTGATTCAACAGATGGTTGCCGATGATCGCCTGAAATCTCTTATACCGGAACGCGTCTGGTCAGAACTATCCCGCGCTCTTGATGGGCCGAATCCGAGGCGTTTCTTTGAAGCCCTCCGAGATTGCCATGCCCTGAAATGCATACTGCCGGAACTGGACAGACTGTTTGGCGTGCCTCAGCCTGAAGTCCACCACCCTGAAATCGACACCGGCCTGCATACCCTGATGGTACTGGACCAGGCCTGCCTGTTGAGCAGTGATCCCGAGGTACGCTTTGCCGCTTTATTGCATGATATCGGCAAAGGTACTACACCTCCGGAAAAATGGCCCCGCCACATCGGCCATGAGAAGCGCAGCGCAAAGCTGGTCAAGGCGATCTGCCAGCGGTTGCGTATTCCCAACCGTTTTCGTGACCTCGCCCGGTTGGTCGCCGAAAACCATACAAACTGCCACAAGGCACCGGAGCTTAAGCCAGGAACCCTGCTTAAGATACTTATAGCGCTGGGCGCACTAAAACGCCCGGAACGTCTGGAACAGTTTCTGCTGGCTTGTAAAGCCGATTCAGCAGGACGCGAAGGATTCGAACATCAACCCTATCCACAAGCTGATTTTTTTCGTGCCACCTGTAAAGCTGCGACTGCGGTTGATGCTGCATCACTGGCCCGGCAAACCGAAGATAAATCAAAGCTTCCAGCCATGATTACACGACAGAGGGTAAGAGCTATTGCAGAGATGAAATTAAACTGGCCAGATTTTCAGACAGGCAAATAG
- a CDS encoding heterodisulfide reductase-related iron-sulfur binding cluster, with protein sequence MKEYGKRLKNDSDYATKAERVSSLAKDLSEILTAEDLTPLKVDSREIKVAFQSPRTLQHGQQLNGVVESILGKLGFNFTGVTDPHLCCGSAGTYSTLQPNLSGRLLDNKLESLQQGKPDVIATANIGCQLYLDTKSEMPVKHWIELVDEAMGQP encoded by the coding sequence GTGAAAGAGTATGGAAAGCGGCTAAAAAATGACTCGGATTACGCAACAAAGGCCGAACGGGTCTCATCCCTGGCAAAGGACCTTTCAGAGATTCTGACCGCTGAAGACCTGACACCGCTGAAGGTTGACAGCCGGGAGATTAAAGTCGCCTTTCAATCCCCCCGCACCCTGCAACACGGACAACAGCTGAATGGGGTTGTCGAATCGATTCTTGGAAAACTGGGGTTCAACTTCACCGGAGTGACAGACCCCCATCTCTGCTGTGGATCGGCAGGCACCTACTCGACACTCCAACCCAATCTATCCGGCCGTCTGCTGGACAACAAACTGGAGTCATTGCAGCAAGGCAAGCCGGATGTCATTGCCACCGCCAATATCGGCTGCCAACTGTACCTGGATACCAAGTCGGAGATGCCTGTAAAGCATTGGATAGAGCTGGTTGATGAAGCGATGGGACAGCCGTGA
- a CDS encoding DNA-methyltransferase: protein MEFNHNNIKLIKTDCLALLKTISNDSIDLIATDPPYYKVRTDSWDRQWKNKGEFSHWLDQVLAEYQRVLKPTGSLYIFCGPYLASETEILVDTHFRVLNHIVWRKPRGRHLGLNKESLTKYCSQTERIIFAESRKRQPFHYEPIRSHLVDTLKEAGITNKQINLATDTQMSGHWTSRSQFSLPAEKHYDTLRRIAPKLKPWRQLRSEYMAIRVGPRRRGRFFAVTKHVLFTDVWDFPSVQSYPGKHSCEKPVALMRHIVETSSKPGALVLDGFAGSATTAIAAHQLDRKFIGSEMSETEFNHAVDRLTECLTSRL, encoded by the coding sequence ATGGAGTTCAATCACAACAATATCAAGCTGATCAAGACTGACTGCCTGGCGTTACTGAAAACCATATCCAACGATTCAATTGACCTGATAGCCACCGACCCTCCCTACTACAAGGTGAGAACTGATAGCTGGGACAGACAATGGAAGAACAAAGGGGAATTTTCCCACTGGCTGGATCAGGTTCTGGCGGAATATCAGCGAGTGCTGAAACCCACTGGTAGCCTCTATATATTCTGTGGGCCGTATCTCGCCTCCGAGACTGAGATATTGGTGGACACACATTTCCGGGTGCTGAACCATATCGTTTGGCGGAAGCCCCGCGGGCGGCATCTGGGACTCAACAAGGAATCTCTAACGAAGTATTGTTCCCAAACCGAGCGCATCATATTTGCGGAAAGCCGGAAGCGACAACCATTTCACTACGAACCAATTCGTAGCCATCTGGTCGATACCCTCAAAGAAGCAGGGATTACGAATAAACAGATAAATTTGGCTACAGATACACAAATGAGTGGTCACTGGACTAGCCGGTCACAGTTCAGCCTCCCCGCTGAAAAGCACTATGATACTCTCAGGCGAATTGCCCCTAAACTGAAGCCCTGGCGGCAACTACGCTCCGAATATATGGCAATCAGGGTAGGACCTCGCCGGAGGGGCCGTTTCTTCGCCGTTACCAAGCATGTACTGTTCACTGATGTGTGGGATTTTCCATCTGTTCAGTCTTACCCGGGCAAGCACTCTTGTGAGAAGCCGGTAGCTCTAATGCGCCACATAGTAGAGACTAGCAGTAAACCCGGCGCATTGGTGCTCGACGGTTTTGCAGGTAGCGCAACCACTGCCATTGCAGCTCACCAATTAGACCGCAAGTTTATCGGTAGTGAGATGAGCGAGACTGAATTTAACCATGCCGTGGATCGGCTGACTGAATGTTTGACTAGCAGGCTTTAA
- a CDS encoding YmfQ family protein: MATTTDYKAQLQGLLPPGRLWDALREDGSLADQLLAALAEEFARVNDRAESLLNEANPRATYELLAEWEAFANLPDTCTGSTLTLQERRAVLVQRLTATGGQSVTYFQSVVKRLGYTVEITEYRPFICGISQCGMQALNPPKMRFVWRVRLTDPRVTYFRCGESQVGTDPLLKINRAEDLECVLRRVKPAHTSLFMSYEGA, encoded by the coding sequence ATGGCCACCACAACCGACTATAAAGCTCAGCTGCAGGGACTGCTCCCACCGGGCCGCCTGTGGGACGCCCTGCGCGAAGACGGCAGCTTGGCCGACCAGTTGCTGGCCGCCCTGGCCGAGGAGTTCGCCCGTGTGAATGACCGTGCCGAGTCGCTACTTAACGAGGCCAATCCGCGTGCCACCTATGAATTGCTGGCCGAGTGGGAGGCATTCGCTAACCTGCCGGACACCTGCACCGGCAGCACCCTGACACTCCAGGAGCGCCGGGCCGTGCTGGTGCAACGTCTGACCGCCACGGGTGGGCAGTCGGTGACCTATTTCCAGTCGGTGGTCAAACGTCTGGGCTACACCGTCGAAATCACCGAGTACAGGCCGTTTATCTGCGGCATCAGCCAATGCGGTATGCAAGCGCTGAACCCGCCCAAGATGCGTTTTGTCTGGCGGGTACGCCTGACGGACCCACGGGTTACCTATTTCCGCTGCGGCGAGTCACAGGTGGGAACAGATCCCCTCTTGAAGATCAACCGCGCAGAAGACCTTGAATGCGTGCTGCGCCGGGTGAAACCGGCTCACACATCCCTGTTTATGTCCTACGAAGGAGCCTGA
- a CDS encoding aminopeptidase has translation MGRSRPIDQLLDDSATPDRLRQRLQRVSEMRAFASEQLKLPDNASYRSYADLERDAVVWSVVATPEFSMGPFF, from the coding sequence ATGGGGCGAAGTCGTCCCATCGATCAATTGCTGGATGATTCGGCCACGCCAGACAGGTTGAGACAGCGGCTGCAACGGGTGAGTGAGATGCGAGCGTTCGCATCAGAGCAACTGAAGCTGCCGGATAATGCGAGTTATCGGAGTTACGCTGATCTGGAACGGGACGCTGTGGTCTGGAGCGTTGTGGCGACGCCTGAGTTTTCAATGGGTCCCTTTTTTTAA
- the nudC gene encoding NAD(+) diphosphatase — MAENHLSYAGGHLNRASGLRKDPNWVADQLTRGDALIVPVWRNCNLVSDSKHTAPYPKAVLCTISSADRILEAASNTVFLGLDGERPLFAVDLSDHDEIQAASLAEEHRFTDLRHLGLLMEAQEATLLAYAREMLYWHRHNRFCGKCGSATTSQNGGHALRCSNSACNKETYPRTDPAVIMIVEHLPSNGEPPLCLLGRQKEWPKGIYSTLAGYVDPGESLEEAVAREVYEEAGIPVKNVVYLASQPWPFPSSIMLGFSAQAESTIITLDQDELEDARWFTVEEIRNFTPRGDGKGKFHLPRKDSIAYFLVKSWLARFQTRRNE, encoded by the coding sequence ATGGCAGAAAATCATTTAAGTTATGCCGGTGGACACCTCAACCGGGCCAGCGGATTACGCAAAGATCCCAACTGGGTGGCCGACCAGCTCACCCGTGGTGATGCGCTGATAGTGCCTGTCTGGCGCAATTGCAATCTGGTGTCCGACTCGAAGCATACCGCCCCCTATCCCAAAGCGGTTCTCTGCACCATCTCATCCGCAGACAGAATTCTGGAGGCAGCTTCCAATACGGTCTTTCTCGGGCTGGATGGCGAGAGGCCACTGTTTGCAGTGGATCTATCCGACCATGACGAAATTCAAGCCGCTAGCCTGGCAGAAGAGCACAGATTCACCGATCTGCGTCATTTAGGGCTTTTAATGGAGGCGCAGGAGGCGACACTGCTGGCCTATGCCAGAGAGATGCTCTATTGGCACAGACACAACCGGTTTTGCGGAAAATGCGGTAGTGCCACCACCAGCCAAAATGGAGGTCATGCCTTACGCTGCAGCAATAGTGCCTGCAACAAAGAGACCTACCCCCGCACCGATCCTGCCGTAATTATGATCGTCGAGCATCTGCCGTCCAATGGAGAGCCTCCCCTCTGCTTGCTTGGGCGTCAAAAAGAGTGGCCCAAAGGTATCTATTCGACACTGGCGGGTTATGTCGATCCGGGCGAAAGCCTGGAAGAAGCCGTTGCCAGAGAAGTTTATGAAGAGGCGGGAATACCGGTAAAGAACGTGGTTTATCTGGCATCTCAACCCTGGCCCTTCCCCTCGTCAATCATGTTAGGCTTCTCTGCTCAGGCGGAGTCTACAATCATAACGCTTGACCAGGATGAGCTTGAGGATGCCCGCTGGTTCACGGTGGAAGAGATCCGGAATTTTACCCCGCGGGGTGATGGGAAAGGTAAATTTCATCTGCCGAGAAAAGACTCTATTGCATACTTTCTTGTTAAATCCTGGCTAGCACGTTTTCAAACCAGGAGAAACGAATAG
- a CDS encoding baseplate J/gp47 family protein, which produces MAFNRPTLQTIVQRIQTDIESRLAGTDPRLRRSVLGVLGRTLAGAAHGLHGHLDWQSRQIIPDTAEAEILDRWASWWGVSRKPAAAATGNVTFTGTDGGTIPAGATLQRADALEYTTSAECIITGGTATVAVTASSAGQDTSAVGGVALSLVSPAAGVQSTTTVATGGLTGGADEETDAALRDRLRARVQNPPHGGNSADYKAWALEVEGVTRVWVFPMWLGIGTVGVFFVRDDDAGFIPDAGEVQTVQDYIDARRPVTADLIVIAPIESAVDITIRINPNTTAVQMAIEAELTDLFRREASVDDGAGSGTILISHIREAISRADGEFDHVLVTPAADVAFSAGKIGSLGNIIWQAL; this is translated from the coding sequence ATGGCATTTAACAGGCCCACATTACAAACCATTGTCCAGCGCATCCAGACGGACATCGAGAGCCGTCTGGCGGGGACCGACCCGCGTCTGCGCCGGTCGGTGCTGGGCGTGCTGGGACGGACATTAGCCGGTGCGGCACACGGCCTGCATGGCCATCTGGATTGGCAGAGCCGGCAGATCATCCCGGACACCGCCGAGGCGGAGATCCTGGACCGCTGGGCCAGCTGGTGGGGTGTCAGCCGCAAGCCCGCCGCAGCGGCCACAGGCAATGTCACCTTCACCGGTACGGATGGCGGTACCATCCCCGCCGGTGCCACCCTGCAGCGTGCTGACGCTCTTGAGTACACCACGAGTGCCGAGTGCATCATCACCGGCGGCACTGCCACGGTGGCGGTAACCGCATCCAGTGCCGGGCAGGATACCAGCGCCGTTGGCGGGGTGGCGCTATCGTTGGTATCCCCGGCTGCCGGGGTTCAGAGCACGACCACGGTAGCCACCGGTGGCCTGACCGGCGGCGCCGACGAGGAGACCGATGCGGCTCTGCGCGATCGCCTGCGCGCACGGGTACAGAACCCGCCCCACGGCGGCAACTCGGCTGATTATAAAGCTTGGGCGCTGGAGGTGGAGGGCGTGACCCGCGTCTGGGTGTTTCCCATGTGGCTGGGGATCGGCACGGTGGGTGTATTTTTCGTGCGGGATGATGATGCCGGTTTTATTCCCGACGCAGGGGAGGTACAGACGGTGCAGGATTACATCGATGCGCGGCGGCCGGTGACGGCGGACCTGATAGTCATCGCCCCGATCGAGTCGGCGGTGGATATAACCATCCGGATCAACCCGAATACGACCGCCGTTCAAATGGCTATCGAAGCGGAGCTGACCGATCTGTTCCGGCGCGAGGCATCGGTGGATGATGGCGCCGGATCTGGCACCATCCTGATCTCCCACATCCGCGAGGCCATCAGCCGTGCCGATGGCGAGTTTGACCATGTCCTGGTCACCCCGGCGGCTGATGTCGCGTTCTCGGCCGGTAAGATCGGCTCCCTCGGCAACATCATCTGGCAGGCGCTGTGA
- a CDS encoding PAAR domain-containing protein, with the protein MPKVTRKGDTGSGHGCFPSSSAIEGSSNVFINGQPVVRVGDAFAAHGCAVCPPPRPRGGGGVCHRICSAPFILR; encoded by the coding sequence ATGCCAAAAGTAACCCGTAAAGGCGATACCGGCTCTGGTCACGGCTGCTTTCCCTCAAGCAGCGCGATAGAAGGGAGTTCCAATGTTTTCATCAACGGCCAGCCTGTCGTCAGGGTGGGCGATGCCTTCGCCGCTCATGGCTGCGCCGTCTGCCCCCCCCCACGGCCGCGTGGTGGCGGCGGGGTCTGCCACCGTATTTGTAGCGCGCCGTTCATTTTGCGATAG
- a CDS encoding complex I NDUFA9 subunit family protein has protein sequence MKSSKVCILGGTGFVGRHLATRLAANGIESVIPTRHPQRHSCLRTIEGVRLTKSNPFDPDQLQQLFNGCDAVINLIGILNESKGNRSFQHLHVTLGNHVVEACKKVGINRLLHMSALNASESNGPSQYLKTKGKAENRTHTLGQPQIRVTSFRPSVIFGHDDSFFNRFASLLQSIPGPFPLACPAARFAPVYVGDVVQAFALSLDDKVTWGKHYELCGPRTFSLRELVQYTADTLELNKRVIGLSDGFSRLQARALGLFPGKPFSYDNYLSLQVDSVCSNNGLGELGIEPTDIDTIVPFYLAGKSERNRYLQLRQLT, from the coding sequence TTGAAGAGTAGCAAAGTATGCATCCTCGGAGGAACCGGTTTTGTCGGACGGCATCTGGCCACACGTCTCGCCGCCAATGGAATTGAATCTGTTATTCCGACTCGTCACCCACAACGGCATTCGTGTTTGCGAACCATTGAAGGGGTACGACTGACAAAGTCGAACCCATTCGATCCGGATCAACTCCAGCAACTCTTCAATGGCTGCGATGCAGTCATCAATCTCATTGGGATACTGAACGAATCCAAGGGCAACCGAAGTTTTCAACACCTTCATGTCACCCTGGGAAACCATGTCGTGGAGGCGTGCAAAAAAGTAGGTATAAACAGACTCCTGCACATGAGCGCCCTGAATGCGAGCGAGTCGAACGGCCCGAGTCAGTATCTGAAAACCAAAGGTAAAGCGGAGAACCGTACTCACACGCTGGGGCAACCGCAGATCCGCGTCACCAGTTTTCGTCCAAGTGTGATATTCGGCCATGACGACAGCTTCTTTAACCGCTTCGCTTCGCTGCTCCAGTCCATCCCCGGCCCCTTTCCACTGGCCTGCCCCGCCGCTCGCTTCGCACCGGTCTATGTGGGTGATGTAGTGCAGGCATTTGCACTGTCATTGGATGACAAGGTCACATGGGGAAAACATTATGAGCTTTGCGGTCCGCGGACATTCTCCTTACGGGAGCTGGTCCAATACACCGCTGATACCCTGGAGCTTAATAAACGCGTGATTGGATTGAGCGATGGCTTTTCCCGGCTTCAGGCACGGGCCTTAGGCTTGTTCCCTGGCAAGCCCTTCTCTTATGACAACTATCTCTCCCTGCAGGTTGACAGCGTATGCAGTAATAATGGTCTGGGCGAACTGGGCATTGAGCCAACCGATATAGATACCATCGTGCCATTTTATCTGGCAGGAAAATCCGAGCGAAACCGTTATCTACAACTGCGGCAGTTGACTTAG
- a CDS encoding Com family DNA-binding transcriptional regulator, with translation MTNIRCGHCNKLLAKGDVKKLQIQCPRCRTLNHIEGQGTPSENAMSVSSKGAIYGVQSQQYQADQD, from the coding sequence GTGACAAATATCAGATGTGGTCATTGCAATAAATTATTAGCGAAAGGTGACGTAAAAAAATTACAAATTCAGTGTCCTCGATGTCGGACACTTAACCATATAGAGGGTCAAGGAACCCCCAGCGAGAACGCCATGAGCGTCAGCAGCAAAGGCGCAATTTATGGAGTTCAATCACAACAATATCAAGCTGATCAAGACTGA
- a CDS encoding heterodisulfide reductase-related iron-sulfur binding cluster, whose amino-acid sequence MLILEGCAQSSATPNTNAASARVLDRLGISLISSPKQGCCGAVSHHLSAHSEGLDHMRRNIAA is encoded by the coding sequence ATGCTGATACTGGAGGGCTGCGCCCAATCCAGCGCCACACCAAATACCAATGCCGCCTCCGCCCGGGTGCTGGACCGGCTGGGCATCTCTCTTATCAGTTCGCCAAAACAGGGCTGTTGCGGAGCGGTCAGCCACCATCTCTCCGCCCACAGCGAGGGGTTGGATCATATGCGGCGGAATATCGCCGCCTAG
- a CDS encoding sulfite exporter TauE/SafE family protein, translated as MDFAIYLMIGSLAGVLAGLLGVGGGLVIVPTLIWIFRGNGFDPTIVVHLAVGTSLATIIVTSLSSIRAHHSRGAVLWAPVLQLAPGIMLGAWIGAVIADFLPTLWLQRVFGVFAILVGIQMAIGAKPSPHREVPDRAGMVLAGVVIGAISAVVGIGGGSLTVPFLSWCNVNMRNAVATSAACGLPIAIAGAIGFLVVGWNETALPVGSSGYIYWPALAGIVVASFLLAPLGAWLAHTLPIVILKRGFALLLLLLGTKMLIN; from the coding sequence ATGGACTTTGCCATCTATCTTATGATTGGCAGTTTGGCCGGTGTGCTTGCCGGTTTGCTTGGCGTAGGTGGTGGATTGGTTATTGTCCCGACACTGATATGGATTTTTCGCGGTAACGGATTTGATCCGACGATCGTCGTGCATCTTGCCGTTGGGACGTCACTGGCAACGATTATCGTCACCTCCCTATCATCCATTCGTGCGCATCATAGTCGCGGGGCTGTTCTCTGGGCACCTGTTCTGCAGTTGGCACCTGGCATTATGCTGGGTGCCTGGATAGGGGCGGTGATAGCCGATTTTCTGCCAACACTTTGGCTGCAGCGGGTGTTTGGTGTGTTTGCGATTTTAGTCGGTATTCAAATGGCTATAGGCGCAAAACCGTCACCACACCGCGAGGTGCCAGACCGAGCGGGAATGGTTTTGGCGGGTGTGGTTATTGGTGCGATTTCGGCTGTCGTGGGAATCGGCGGTGGTTCGCTTACTGTCCCTTTTCTCAGTTGGTGTAACGTCAATATGCGAAATGCCGTTGCAACGTCTGCGGCCTGTGGGCTGCCCATCGCAATAGCCGGGGCAATCGGCTTTTTGGTGGTTGGCTGGAATGAGACCGCGCTGCCCGTTGGAAGCAGTGGTTATATCTATTGGCCGGCACTGGCCGGTATCGTTGTTGCCAGTTTTCTGCTTGCACCACTGGGTGCCTGGTTGGCGCATACACTCCCGATCGTGATACTGAAGCGAGGGTTTGCCCTGTTATTATTGCTTCTTGGCACAAAAATGCTGATTAACTAG